Proteins from a genomic interval of Sulfurimonas sp. HSL3-2:
- a CDS encoding EAL domain-containing protein: MNEYFNFSKFIQKSFRYNKRIVFIVVGLSMIFSLGVWFTSKSYYDNLTKEKFETNVLENLDRIEKRMSSYKSVLQSGIGFFHGSTNVTRQEWHDFIDALDIKKNYPGIQGIGYSVMLSPDEVKSTELKMRKEGFADFVVKPAGKREQYSAILYLEPLDIRNQQAIGYDMFSEPVRRTAMQTAIDTGLPSISGKVTLVQEIDADVQAGMLMYLPLYKKDVSIKTVQERRQALIGFVYSAFRMNDLMNKLVLEKSILNFEIYDGDDMSDEHLLYRSFKPSSYISKYNVEKKLTIDNRTWIVRLSSTRQFDISAQNYYPLIMTIIGLVIYFILLFVILTLIKSRHLLLAQADELLKLSQAIEQSPSSIIIIDTNGVIEYVNLAFLECIGISREEVIGKDLCSFQDCKSKPNRYTEMMQVLSSGEPWEGEIFNLNKDQLEHVESVKASPIFQLDKKVFHYIIIKEDITEKKYSEEKIHHLANFDSLTGLPNRFQLEELTNYVINTSKRDNEQFAIMFLDLDHFKDINDTLGHSVGDSLLIELARRFESVLRDVDTASRLGGDEFIFLLPKTDVNGVKKVADKLLETIDKPFKIDDNELIVTASIGIAVYPDDGTDQETLAKNADTAMYMAKKEGRNKYYFYANLVQKDLTRNLQLSNALHHAVALNELHLEYQPQISLCDGSTVGAEALLRWEHPTLGSIPPAEFIPLAENSGLILSIGEWVLREAISQAYKWTKDDPSPFIIAVNISSIQFRHPNFLEMLTKILQEVGLSSQHLELELTEAVAMHSYDVMDSLYERRIRMSIDDFGTGYSSLSYLKKLKVSKLKIDQSFIQDIWTDPEDKAIVSAIIGMANSLGISTIAEGVETSEQLNYLREQGCNEVQGFYFSKPLRAKEFETFLKINRKLQKIEIAQE; the protein is encoded by the coding sequence ATGAACGAATATTTTAATTTCTCCAAGTTTATACAAAAAAGTTTTAGATACAACAAGCGTATAGTTTTTATTGTTGTCGGTTTATCTATGATCTTCTCTTTAGGTGTCTGGTTTACTTCAAAAAGCTACTACGATAACCTTACAAAAGAAAAATTTGAGACTAATGTCCTTGAAAATCTTGACCGTATTGAAAAACGTATGTCAAGTTACAAGAGTGTACTGCAAAGCGGCATAGGCTTTTTCCATGGAAGTACGAATGTGACACGTCAGGAATGGCATGACTTTATCGATGCACTAGATATCAAAAAGAACTATCCCGGTATTCAAGGTATTGGTTACTCTGTTATGCTTTCTCCGGATGAAGTCAAGAGTACCGAGCTGAAGATGCGAAAAGAGGGCTTTGCTGATTTTGTGGTCAAGCCTGCAGGAAAGCGTGAACAATATAGTGCGATACTATATCTGGAACCTTTGGACATACGTAATCAACAGGCGATAGGCTACGACATGTTCTCTGAACCCGTACGCCGTACAGCGATGCAGACTGCAATAGATACGGGACTTCCTTCTATCTCTGGAAAAGTAACACTTGTTCAGGAGATAGATGCCGATGTCCAAGCAGGAATGCTGATGTATCTGCCATTATATAAGAAAGATGTCTCTATAAAAACAGTACAGGAACGCCGACAAGCTTTGATAGGTTTTGTTTATAGTGCATTCCGTATGAATGACCTTATGAACAAATTGGTATTGGAGAAGTCGATTTTAAATTTTGAGATATATGACGGTGACGATATGTCCGATGAACATCTGTTATACAGATCGTTCAAGCCATCTTCATATATCTCAAAATACAATGTTGAAAAAAAGTTGACTATCGATAATCGTACTTGGATCGTCCGTTTATCTAGTACAAGACAGTTCGATATCTCTGCACAAAACTACTATCCATTGATAATGACGATCATAGGACTTGTAATATACTTTATCTTGCTTTTTGTCATCTTAACTCTTATAAAAAGCAGACATCTGCTCCTTGCTCAGGCGGATGAACTTCTTAAACTGTCTCAAGCCATAGAACAAAGTCCAAGCAGTATTATCATCATAGATACAAACGGAGTCATAGAGTATGTGAATTTGGCATTTTTAGAGTGTATTGGTATATCACGAGAAGAGGTCATAGGCAAAGATCTTTGTTCATTTCAAGATTGTAAGTCGAAGCCAAACAGATATACGGAGATGATGCAAGTCCTTTCTTCCGGAGAACCATGGGAGGGAGAGATCTTTAATCTAAATAAAGATCAACTCGAGCATGTAGAGTCTGTAAAAGCTTCACCGATCTTTCAATTGGATAAAAAAGTGTTTCACTATATCATCATCAAAGAGGATATTACGGAGAAAAAATATTCTGAGGAAAAAATTCACCATCTTGCAAACTTTGATTCACTGACAGGACTTCCTAACAGGTTTCAGCTTGAAGAACTTACCAATTACGTTATCAATACCTCAAAAAGAGATAATGAACAGTTTGCTATCATGTTCCTTGACCTTGACCATTTTAAAGATATAAACGATACTCTTGGACACAGTGTCGGAGACAGCTTGTTGATCGAACTTGCGAGACGTTTTGAATCTGTTTTACGTGATGTAGACACTGCATCGAGACTAGGCGGAGATGAGTTTATCTTCTTACTGCCGAAAACGGATGTCAACGGTGTTAAAAAAGTAGCCGATAAACTTCTTGAAACGATCGACAAACCGTTTAAAATTGACGATAATGAGCTGATTGTCACGGCTTCGATCGGTATAGCCGTATATCCAGATGACGGAACAGATCAGGAGACTCTTGCAAAAAATGCGGATACTGCCATGTATATGGCAAAAAAAGAGGGGCGTAATAAATACTATTTTTATGCGAATCTGGTGCAAAAAGATCTCACAAGAAATCTGCAGTTGAGCAATGCACTGCATCATGCAGTAGCACTTAATGAACTTCATCTGGAGTATCAGCCTCAGATATCTCTATGTGACGGAAGTACAGTCGGTGCAGAAGCACTTTTAAGATGGGAACATCCGACACTTGGAAGTATCCCACCTGCAGAGTTTATCCCGCTAGCCGAAAACAGCGGACTCATACTCTCTATAGGCGAGTGGGTACTGCGTGAAGCGATTTCGCAAGCTTATAAGTGGACAAAAGATGACCCGTCACCATTTATCATTGCTGTAAATATCTCATCAATTCAATTCCGTCATCCAAACTTTTTAGAGATGCTTACAAAAATACTTCAAGAGGTCGGATTATCGTCTCAACATCTAGAACTTGAACTGACAGAGGCAGTGGCAATGCATTCTTATGATGTTATGGACAGCCTTTATGAACGTCGAATACGCATGTCGATCGATGATTTCGGAACGGGTTATTCATCACTTAGTTATCTGAAAAAACTAAAAGTATCCAAATTGAAGATAGATCAGTCATTTATCCAAGATATCTGGACGGACCCGGAAGATAAAGCAATAGTAAGCGCTATCATAGGTATGGCTAACAGTCTTGGAATATCTACCATAGCCGAGGGTGTTGAGACGTCCGAGCAGTTAAACTACCTTCGTGAACAGGGATGTAATGAAGTTCAGGGATTTTATTTTAGTAAACCGCTTAGAGCGAAAGAGTTTGAAACATTTTTGAAGATAAACCGTAAACTGCAAAAGATCGAAATCGCGCAGGAATAG
- a CDS encoding 4Fe-4S dicluster domain-containing protein — MSLLSLDISKCVHTSNKSAACDSCVTACPVDTIKIQDNIVSFTPSECVGCGGCGAACPTAAYSLDDFKPINYIFKFLETDKQILTCKSELPCIAALSTDELLSMSLFSKEEITLDIGPCAECEIAKTNLDIIKHRAEEVNFLLEAMMQEKRLHVEELSHMHEDEKEVISRRELITKDSIKRVSQIKQQFQNRVDEGDDEIKSHTVTAADIAKIKEKKVPDRRSLLLMALKRAEVPEEFHIISVDDISFTSQKNLDASTCTNCQMCYRICPTGALSSDMKGSFIAFNPLACVKCASCHDVCEPDSLTLKPTFNLKNFFEPKGEELIKFNIKKCDECNTPFAYKGGEVLCDRCKIEEEEARELWGIR, encoded by the coding sequence ATGAGCCTACTTTCATTAGATATCTCTAAGTGTGTCCATACCAGCAATAAGTCTGCAGCTTGCGATAGTTGTGTGACTGCTTGTCCGGTAGATACAATAAAAATACAGGACAATATCGTATCTTTTACTCCCAGTGAATGTGTAGGCTGCGGCGGATGCGGGGCTGCTTGTCCTACTGCCGCGTACAGTCTGGATGATTTTAAACCGATAAACTATATATTTAAATTTTTAGAGACCGATAAACAGATCCTTACATGTAAGAGTGAACTTCCGTGTATCGCAGCACTGAGTACAGATGAACTGCTTAGTATGTCGCTTTTTAGTAAAGAGGAGATAACGCTTGATATCGGTCCGTGTGCCGAGTGCGAGATCGCTAAAACTAATCTCGACATCATCAAGCATAGAGCAGAAGAAGTAAACTTTCTGCTCGAAGCGATGATGCAAGAAAAACGTTTACATGTAGAGGAACTTTCTCATATGCATGAAGATGAAAAAGAGGTGATCTCAAGACGTGAACTTATCACTAAAGATTCTATTAAACGTGTCTCGCAGATAAAACAGCAGTTTCAAAACAGAGTCGATGAGGGTGATGACGAGATAAAATCTCACACTGTCACGGCTGCGGATATCGCTAAGATAAAAGAGAAAAAAGTTCCTGATAGAAGAAGTCTGCTTTTGATGGCGCTAAAGCGTGCAGAAGTACCTGAAGAGTTTCATATCATCAGCGTAGATGACATCTCATTCACGTCGCAAAAAAATCTTGATGCTTCTACATGTACGAACTGTCAGATGTGTTACCGTATTTGTCCGACAGGTGCACTCAGCTCGGATATGAAAGGGTCGTTTATAGCGTTTAATCCGCTTGCATGTGTGAAATGTGCAAGCTGTCATGACGTGTGTGAACCGGATTCACTGACACTCAAACCGACTTTTAATCTGAAAAACTTTTTTGAGCCGAAGGGTGAAGAACTGATCAAGTTTAACATTAAAAAGTGTGACGAGTGCAATACTCCTTTTGCTTACAAGGGCGGAGAAGTGTTGTGTGACAGATGTAAAATAGAAGAGGAAGAAGCTAGAGAGTTATGGGGGATCAGATGA
- a CDS encoding molecular chaperone TorD family protein, with protein sequence MQETLKTEQLSRVNLYALTSRILMSEVDETLLKSIVDDENMLAFFPSFKDWEKRKQLSPKDLVEKYLNVDFTNLFLLHLIPYESFYLRDDQMMETGGDNPVQALYNDFDFRVELDKARVMSADHIGVELEFMYKLCEAEYKALEDGEFEIAAEIAEIEYNFLKDHLLEWAPMFLLNVKSEAGTAFYFDAAELALEFMMSDFEYLTELKSNGYKYSA encoded by the coding sequence ATGCAAGAAACCCTTAAAACAGAACAATTATCACGTGTAAACCTCTATGCACTTACATCTCGTATATTGATGAGTGAAGTCGATGAAACGTTGTTAAAATCAATAGTGGATGATGAAAACATGCTTGCTTTTTTTCCGTCGTTTAAAGATTGGGAAAAGCGTAAACAGCTAAGTCCTAAAGACCTGGTCGAAAAATATCTGAATGTTGATTTTACTAACCTTTTTTTACTTCATTTAATTCCGTATGAGTCTTTTTATCTTCGTGATGACCAGATGATGGAAACAGGTGGAGATAATCCTGTTCAAGCACTTTATAATGATTTCGATTTTAGAGTCGAACTTGATAAAGCACGTGTTATGAGTGCTGACCATATAGGCGTTGAACTGGAGTTTATGTACAAGCTTTGTGAAGCGGAGTATAAAGCTCTTGAAGACGGTGAGTTTGAGATAGCAGCAGAGATAGCTGAGATCGAGTATAACTTCTTAAAAGATCATCTTTTAGAGTGGGCTCCGATGTTTTTACTGAATGTGAAATCTGAAGCCGGAACTGCATTTTATTTTGATGCGGCTGAGCTTGCATTAGAGTTTATGATGAGTGATTTTGAATATCTGACGGAACTCAAATCAAACGGATACAAATATAGCGCATGA
- a CDS encoding molybdopterin-dependent oxidoreductase, translated as MYLERRTFLKGAAFSVAGVTLARGVFSTDAVAESVTESKFTNTPDSLSFYPPHKEWDNFAELDGTDWKRGGIERHGVRSEENPDGIQVNNFMLVPTVCSNCEAGCGLTAWVNKDTMTVRKYMGNPLHTGSRGRNCAKGYAVTSQMYDPDRIPFPLKRAPGSKRGEGKWVRTTWDEAMGAIGKKMHDTLKVGDEMSKKSMIYHVGRPNENGFGHRVPHTMGIDGFDSHTNICSAGARQGTIQWANDDRNSPDWANADLIFLQSSHAADAGHYFQQSAGLIADARKRGARMVVIDPRMSNSAGMADLWIPAWPGTEAALYLYLANRVLNEKDKNGEDLVAHDFVKEWVNWDRLMANKDYLKKMVGYGYISKMPKGDKYEDFIEMIKELYAPYTQDFVVKECKLEGMEYKLDQLWEMYISAGSKIATYLWRAGPIGHRGGWMNTRAGFLTLVLRGALRGDVGGTSFHHWHEISVAGKGDKATVAGERPGKVDVWNEIAWPPEYPLSSYEMSHIMPHLLMDEEWQQKWIAKGLNVPTKLAVWFPRMYNPVWINPDGFRWIEALKDETKIELSFNLSPTWSETNWYCDYILPTGLAGERNDQQSTPSKPEQRIEFRQAVLRVAAEKMGWKAKDPSRATLEAHMKYGLGEIWEETEFWANIMVHHIDADGSLGIRKYWASKKDPSRAVTVPEYFDAAMSLLPRLAETAKKLYANSEFPVYEYMRDHGAWTEKTDVYKPQEEELHFDGKNYVAHGKKHPKHEVTKDKFGTLWVEEDGRKQSIGIEVNGKLHEGFHTLSKKLEFFAEWLTEWKWPEYAIPVYPRNEGEYEKMKHIVTQVHHSMMHGDNEFALNTIYRLPYNIHTRSVNSKHLMEISQNHNPVWIYTKDAEKLGIKRGDAIRVRITDTVSGLESGYFVAMAVPTEATRPGVLACSHHAGRWKLKDSVDIPGFEHKLGIMGVGAPRYDMTNDGKVGTLKPAEGIHPRHDVWQFKEYNKDLDQIWWNGLSGSWQNAVAPTHADPIAGNHAWHQKVIIEKAKADDKIGDIVVNYENNFKVYQAWRDELTRPLAVGDKLRRPQHMPRPAVPLSNKAYAVKIK; from the coding sequence ATGTATTTAGAAAGAAGAACATTTTTAAAAGGCGCTGCATTTTCAGTTGCAGGTGTCACATTAGCAAGAGGTGTATTTAGTACAGATGCTGTTGCAGAGTCTGTTACAGAATCAAAATTTACCAATACGCCGGATTCTTTGTCATTTTATCCTCCTCATAAAGAGTGGGATAACTTTGCAGAGCTTGACGGTACAGATTGGAAACGTGGCGGTATTGAACGTCACGGAGTAAGAAGTGAAGAAAATCCAGACGGTATCCAAGTAAACAACTTTATGCTTGTTCCGACAGTTTGTTCAAACTGTGAAGCAGGTTGTGGTCTTACTGCATGGGTTAATAAAGACACTATGACAGTACGTAAATACATGGGTAACCCGTTACATACAGGTTCTCGTGGACGTAACTGTGCAAAAGGTTATGCAGTAACTTCTCAAATGTACGATCCGGATCGTATTCCATTCCCACTTAAACGTGCACCGGGTTCTAAACGTGGTGAAGGTAAATGGGTTCGTACGACTTGGGATGAGGCTATGGGTGCAATCGGTAAGAAAATGCACGATACGCTAAAAGTCGGCGATGAGATGTCTAAAAAATCGATGATCTACCACGTAGGTCGTCCAAATGAGAACGGTTTCGGTCACCGTGTACCTCATACAATGGGTATCGATGGTTTCGACTCTCATACAAACATCTGTTCTGCCGGTGCTCGTCAGGGTACTATTCAGTGGGCAAACGATGATAGAAACTCTCCGGATTGGGCAAATGCTGATCTGATTTTCTTACAATCATCTCACGCTGCAGATGCTGGTCACTACTTCCAACAATCAGCTGGTCTTATCGCTGATGCACGTAAACGTGGTGCAAGAATGGTTGTTATCGATCCTCGTATGAGTAACTCTGCAGGTATGGCAGACCTTTGGATCCCGGCGTGGCCAGGTACTGAAGCGGCACTTTACCTTTACCTAGCAAACCGTGTATTAAACGAAAAAGATAAAAACGGTGAAGATCTAGTAGCTCATGATTTTGTTAAAGAATGGGTAAACTGGGATCGTCTAATGGCTAACAAAGACTATCTTAAAAAGATGGTTGGATATGGTTACATATCTAAAATGCCAAAAGGTGACAAATACGAAGACTTTATCGAGATGATCAAAGAGCTTTATGCTCCGTATACACAAGATTTCGTCGTTAAAGAGTGTAAACTTGAAGGTATGGAATATAAATTAGACCAATTATGGGAGATGTACATCTCTGCTGGTTCTAAAATAGCTACATACCTATGGCGTGCAGGACCGATCGGTCACCGTGGTGGTTGGATGAACACACGTGCTGGTTTCTTAACTCTTGTATTACGTGGCGCACTTCGTGGTGATGTTGGAGGAACTTCTTTCCACCACTGGCATGAGATTTCTGTTGCAGGAAAAGGTGATAAAGCTACTGTTGCAGGTGAAAGACCAGGTAAAGTCGATGTTTGGAATGAGATCGCTTGGCCACCGGAATACCCATTATCATCATATGAGATGAGTCATATCATGCCTCACCTTCTTATGGATGAAGAGTGGCAACAAAAATGGATCGCTAAAGGTCTAAACGTTCCGACTAAACTTGCAGTTTGGTTCCCACGTATGTATAACCCGGTTTGGATCAATCCGGATGGTTTCAGATGGATCGAAGCGCTTAAAGACGAGACAAAAATCGAGCTTTCATTTAACCTTTCTCCTACATGGAGTGAGACTAACTGGTATTGTGATTACATCTTACCAACAGGTCTTGCAGGTGAGCGTAATGATCAACAATCGACTCCGTCTAAACCTGAACAACGTATAGAGTTCCGTCAAGCGGTTCTACGTGTTGCAGCAGAAAAAATGGGTTGGAAAGCAAAAGATCCATCTCGTGCTACACTTGAAGCACACATGAAATACGGTCTAGGTGAGATCTGGGAAGAAACTGAGTTCTGGGCAAATATTATGGTTCACCATATTGATGCTGATGGAAGTCTTGGTATCCGTAAATACTGGGCATCTAAAAAAGATCCATCACGTGCGGTTACTGTTCCTGAGTACTTTGATGCGGCTATGAGCTTGCTTCCAAGACTTGCAGAGACAGCTAAAAAACTGTACGCAAACTCTGAATTCCCGGTTTATGAGTACATGAGAGATCATGGTGCTTGGACTGAGAAAACTGATGTTTATAAACCACAAGAGGAAGAACTTCATTTTGATGGTAAAAACTATGTTGCACATGGTAAAAAACATCCTAAACACGAAGTTACAAAAGATAAATTTGGAACATTGTGGGTAGAAGAAGATGGACGTAAACAATCTATCGGTATCGAAGTAAACGGTAAACTTCATGAAGGTTTCCATACACTAAGTAAAAAACTTGAGTTCTTCGCTGAGTGGTTAACTGAGTGGAAATGGCCGGAGTATGCGATCCCTGTTTATCCACGTAATGAGGGTGAGTACGAGAAGATGAAACACATCGTAACTCAAGTACACCACTCTATGATGCATGGTGACAACGAGTTCGCGTTAAATACGATCTATAGATTACCGTACAACATCCATACACGTTCAGTGAACTCTAAACACCTTATGGAGATCTCTCAAAACCATAACCCGGTTTGGATTTATACTAAAGATGCTGAGAAACTTGGAATCAAACGTGGAGATGCTATCCGTGTAAGAATCACAGATACGGTTTCTGGTTTAGAAAGCGGTTACTTTGTAGCTATGGCTGTACCGACTGAAGCAACTCGTCCGGGTGTTTTAGCTTGTTCACACCATGCTGGTCGTTGGAAACTTAAAGACTCTGTAGATATTCCAGGATTTGAACACAAACTTGGTATCATGGGTGTAGGTGCTCCTAGATATGACATGACAAATGACGGTAAAGTAGGAACACTAAAACCTGCTGAGGGTATTCATCCTCGTCATGATGTATGGCAGTTCAAAGAGTACAACAAAGACCTTGACCAAATTTGGTGGAACGGTCTGAGCGGTTCATGGCAAAATGCTGTGGCTCCGACACATGCTGACCCGATCGCTGGTAACCATGCATGGCACCAAAAAGTTATCATAGAAAAAGCGAAAGCTGATGATAAGATCGGTGATATCGTTGTTAACTATGAAAACAACTTTAAAGTATATCAAGCATGGAGAGACGAACTTACTCGTCCACTTGCAGTAGGAGACAAATTACGTCGTCCTCAACATATGCCACGTCCGGCTGTTCCGCTTTCAAACAAAGCTTACGCAGTTAAGATCAAATAA
- the nrfD gene encoding NrfD/PsrC family molybdoenzyme membrane anchor subunit, producing MHAAIEATHAVVTLDVGLPSIVWGWIITMNMWAKSIGTGVIFLLFYLLKKYPNEAGYLRFPVVVVSIVFIHIFLLFTVIDLHQMFRFWHIFTHPHLTSAIAVGAWIVTVLVALLFLMAFTVFIKKNTEAFDKMLTWAVVLSIPVTLYTAAIMAEATARELWQMPTEAVQMLLAATLTGSGALILMGGKLPYEAKRDLGIILGLSAAVAFIVYMSEMVFGPMKGEEVIVTLQAVKGAGEYTTMFWIGQATAYILPMVLVLLSISSRSESLLKLAAILAIAGLWIVKHVWLVIPQLLNLS from the coding sequence ATGCATGCAGCAATTGAAGCAACACACGCAGTTGTAACTCTAGATGTAGGCTTGCCAAGCATCGTATGGGGTTGGATTATCACTATGAACATGTGGGCAAAAAGTATCGGTACTGGTGTTATCTTTTTGCTTTTCTATCTACTTAAGAAATATCCGAATGAAGCAGGTTATTTACGTTTCCCGGTAGTAGTAGTATCTATTGTATTTATACATATATTCTTACTCTTTACGGTTATCGACCTACACCAGATGTTTAGATTCTGGCATATATTCACACACCCTCACTTGACATCTGCAATTGCAGTGGGTGCATGGATCGTAACAGTTTTAGTAGCTCTATTATTCTTAATGGCATTTACAGTATTTATTAAGAAAAACACAGAAGCTTTTGACAAAATGTTGACTTGGGCAGTTGTCCTTTCAATCCCTGTTACATTATATACAGCAGCGATCATGGCTGAAGCTACAGCACGTGAACTATGGCAAATGCCTACAGAAGCTGTTCAAATGTTACTCGCAGCTACACTGACAGGTTCAGGAGCGCTTATCTTAATGGGTGGCAAACTACCTTACGAGGCAAAAAGAGATCTAGGTATCATTTTAGGTCTTAGTGCAGCTGTTGCATTCATAGTATATATGAGTGAAATGGTATTTGGACCGATGAAGGGTGAAGAGGTTATCGTAACACTTCAAGCTGTTAAAGGTGCAGGCGAGTACACAACAATGTTCTGGATAGGTCAAGCAACTGCTTATATCCTTCCTATGGTTTTAGTTCTACTTAGTATCTCTAGTAGAAGTGAAAGTTTATTGAAACTAGCTGCTATACTGGCGATCGCTGGATTATGGATTGTTAAACATGTATGGTTGGTTATTCCACAATTATTGAACTTGAGTTAA
- a CDS encoding 4Fe-4S dicluster domain-containing protein produces MQLGFLVDLHLCMGCKGCEIACKVENEVPLSTWRLRVKYVDVGMYPETKRTFTPLRCNHCANAPCERICPVSALHYIDNGIVNIDKERCIGCAGCIMACPYGAIYIDPETQTADKCTYCAHRIASSMMPACVVACPVEANIFGDLDDPTSNISKYIQDHRDTRVRKPEKGTDPHHYYVGGGDVNLNPLVSERVEGFSLFDELKHLPVGGHH; encoded by the coding sequence ATGCAATTGGGCTTTCTAGTTGACTTACATCTTTGTATGGGATGTAAAGGTTGTGAAATCGCATGTAAAGTGGAAAATGAAGTTCCGCTAAGTACGTGGAGACTTCGCGTTAAGTATGTAGATGTTGGTATGTACCCTGAAACAAAGCGTACATTTACACCATTACGTTGTAACCATTGTGCTAATGCACCTTGTGAACGTATATGTCCGGTAAGTGCTTTACACTATATTGATAATGGAATTGTAAATATCGATAAAGAACGTTGTATCGGATGTGCGGGTTGTATCATGGCTTGTCCATACGGTGCTATCTATATCGATCCTGAGACTCAAACTGCTGATAAGTGTACATATTGTGCACACCGTATCGCATCTAGCATGATGCCGGCGTGTGTTGTTGCTTGTCCTGTTGAAGCAAATATCTTTGGTGACTTAGATGATCCTACATCAAACATCAGCAAATATATTCAAGATCACAGAGATACAAGAGTTAGAAAACCTGAAAAAGGAACAGACCCTCATCACTATTATGTCGGCGGTGGAGATGTAAATCTTAATCCGTTGGTATCTGAGCGCGTTGAAGGTTTCTCATTATTTGATGAATTAAAACACTTACCAGTAGGAGGGCACCATTAA
- the hisD gene encoding histidinol dehydrogenase produces the protein MIFTTTSAPEFDKEFNELLGRGKMDIEYVSGIVSGIINEIKNDKNSALKAHIAKFDKWTPKDDGELKIDTELMKKAYDVLDADLKKSLHLAYDRIKSYHEKQKPKSWFDTESNGTILGQKVTPVDSAGLYIPGGKAAYPSSLLMNVIPAQVAGVENIVVCTPTPDNEPNELLLAACHLCGVSEVYKVGGASAIAAMAYGTETIPKVDVITGPGNIFVATAKKMVFGDVNIDMIAGPSEIGILADESANANHLAIDMLSQAEHDEMASSILITPSQRIADEVKVEIENWLKKLPREKIARKSIEERGAIIVTKDMDEAVRLMNEVAPEHLEVATNNPFELLASIKHAGAIFLGHYTPEAIGDYVAGPNHTLPTGGTAKFYSPLGVENFMKKSSIISFSQAAINEIGEACALIANTESLTAHEQSVRVRLD, from the coding sequence ATGATTTTTACGACTACATCTGCACCAGAGTTTGATAAAGAATTTAACGAACTTCTTGGTCGCGGAAAGATGGATATAGAGTATGTCAGCGGGATAGTAAGCGGCATAATAAATGAGATAAAAAATGATAAGAACAGTGCACTTAAAGCTCATATCGCAAAGTTCGATAAATGGACTCCTAAGGATGACGGTGAGTTAAAGATCGATACGGAGCTTATGAAAAAAGCTTATGATGTACTTGATGCCGATCTTAAAAAATCACTGCACTTGGCATACGACCGTATAAAATCATATCATGAAAAACAAAAACCTAAAAGCTGGTTCGACACTGAAAGCAACGGTACGATACTCGGACAGAAAGTGACCCCTGTGGACTCGGCAGGTCTTTATATCCCCGGTGGAAAAGCTGCTTATCCTTCATCACTATTGATGAACGTTATCCCTGCACAAGTCGCAGGTGTTGAAAACATAGTGGTCTGCACACCGACACCGGACAATGAACCGAATGAACTTCTTCTTGCTGCTTGTCACTTATGTGGTGTGAGCGAAGTCTATAAAGTAGGCGGAGCAAGTGCGATAGCTGCTATGGCGTACGGCACAGAGACGATCCCGAAAGTGGACGTCATTACGGGTCCGGGAAATATCTTTGTCGCTACTGCAAAAAAGATGGTCTTTGGAGATGTGAACATAGATATGATCGCAGGGCCGAGCGAGATAGGCATCCTCGCTGATGAGAGTGCAAATGCAAACCATCTTGCGATCGATATGCTTTCACAAGCTGAACATGATGAGATGGCAAGCTCTATTCTTATTACTCCTTCACAGCGCATTGCCGATGAGGTGAAAGTTGAGATCGAGAATTGGCTTAAAAAGCTTCCTCGTGAAAAGATAGCAAGAAAATCCATCGAGGAACGCGGTGCTATTATCGTTACAAAAGATATGGATGAAGCGGTCAGACTGATGAACGAAGTGGCACCTGAACACTTGGAAGTCGCGACAAACAATCCGTTTGAACTGCTGGCTTCCATCAAGCATGCCGGAGCTATCTTTTTAGGTCACTATACTCCTGAAGCAATAGGTGATTATGTAGCGGGTCCAAACCATACTCTTCCGACTGGCGGGACTGCTAAGTTCTACTCTCCGCTTGGAGTAGAGAACTTTATGAAAAAGAGCTCGATCATCTCTTTTAGCCAAGCTGCAATCAATGAAATAGGTGAAGCTTGTGCACTGATTGCAAACACAGAAAGTCTTACTGCACATGAGCAGTCAGTTCGTGTCAGATTAGATTAA